One Clupea harengus chromosome 12, Ch_v2.0.2, whole genome shotgun sequence DNA segment encodes these proteins:
- the tmem230a gene encoding transmembrane protein 230a yields MMPTRNVSGGGGMPSNKVKYSRLADNDDGYIDLQFKRGPPKVPYKAIALATFLFLIGSLLITIGGLLLSGYIQVSDPNRTIPVLIIGVLVFLPGFYHLRIAYYASKGYRGYSYDDIPDFDD; encoded by the exons ATGATGCCTACAAGGAATGTATCTGGAGGTGGAGGAATGCCGAGCAATAAAGTGAAATATTCGCGATTGGCAGACAACGACGACGGCTACATCGATCTACAG TTTAAGAGAGGACCTCCCAAAGTTCCCTACAAAGCTATCGCCCTGGcgaccttcctcttcctcattgggTCCTTATTAATCACCATCGGCGGGCTGCTGCTGTCTGGCTACATCCAGGTTTCG GACCCCAACAGAACAATCCCTGTGCTGATTATCGGAGTGCTGGTCTTCCTCCCTGGATTCTACCACCTGCGGATAGCCTACTATGCATCAAAAGGCTACAGGGGGTACTCGTACGACGACATCCCAGATTTTGATGACTGA
- the LOC105888519 gene encoding lysozyme g-like, whose amino-acid sequence MSTYAKDAKEDLPHINKYKDKIISAANNCNVPPSVVAGIISRETRGGRGAGFTSDGWGDNRNAFGLMQVDKNWHKPQGAWDSQTHIEQGVGILKSFYPQFEAKGWSDKQTLKGALAAYNMGTERMDYNNVDAHTTGGDYSADVLARAEYFERNGY is encoded by the exons TGTCTACATACGCTAAGGATGCCAAGGAAGATCTTCCTCACATAAATAAGTACAAGGACAAGATTATCAGTGCTGCTAACAATTGTAATGTGCCGCCTTCTGTCGTGGCTGGCATCATCTCCAGAGAGACACGCGGAGGTAGAGGGGCAGGTTTCACTTCTGATGGCTGGGGAGACAACAGGAATGCCTTTGGACTAATGCAG GTTGACAAAAACTGGCACAAGCCTCAGGGTGCGTGGGACAGCCAGACCCATATTGAGCAAGGAGTTGGGATTCTAAAAAGCTTCTACCCACAATTCGAGGCAAAAGGTTGGAGCGATAAGCAGACACTGAAAG GAGCGCTGGCTGCCTACAACATGGGTACAGAAAGAATGGATTACAACAACGTGGACGCTCACACTACTGGGGGGGACTACTCCGCTGATGTCCTTGCCAGGGCCGAGTACTTTGAGAGGAATGGGTATTAA